The nucleotide window TAGTAATCTTACCTTCTTCATTTAAACGATATAAAATGGATTTGATTGTATTTTTTGTTCCCAATCTGTAAAAATCATGAATCGAATAAATTTTACCTTTATTTTCAGTCATAATGTTTTCTATTTGAGTGGAAATCGAATTCATTTGCATCGCCTCCTTGCACCTATAATTATACACTTTTGGGTGCATACAGTCAATTTAAAAGAAATGATTTTCTCTTTCAATCACGCTTGTCGAAGGAGCTGTTCCATCATCTTGGCTGCACCGTCTTCACGATGCGATAAAGCGTGATGACGAGCCATGGCTATGACTTCATCCGTCGCATTAGCAACCGCTACACTGTGATAAACAGCCTGAAGCATAGGCATATTTAAATATCTCTTTAGTATGAATACTATTAATAGCTTTTTCAAATTGATCACATAATTGAACTTCGTCTATGAACAAGTAATTATTTATTATTTCATCGTAATGTTCCAAATTGAAATCATGCAATATCATCACTATTGATCAAAATCAAAAAAATTCATTTTTGGTCAATGGAATCGTTCTTAGAGGCAAAATTTTCTTATTTATTTAAACCGTATAGATAATATCTGCATCAAGGTGAAGCACAAACTAAAAATAGAGAATATAAAAAGCACCTCACAAGCAATAGTAAGCCGGCAAAGAGGTGCTTCGTCCAACCTATCTTGATCAGACAAACGTTTTTTACTTCAATTAAGCTTGTCCAAGAAGCTGTTCCATCATCTTGGCTGCACCGTCTTCACGATGCGATAAAGCATGATGACGAGCCATGGCTAAGACTTCATCCGTCGCATTGGCAACCGCTACACTGTGATAAACAGCCTGAAGCATAGGCAGATCATTGGCGTTATCCCCACAGGCTACGGCTTCTTCCGACTTGCAATTCAGCTGCTGCATCACCCAACGCACAGCATCGCCCTTGTTTGCTAACGGATGCAGAATCTCTAAATTTGAAGGATGTGAAGATGTTAATGAAATTCCCTTCTCCTGCGATAACAGATCGATCAGAGCCTGCTTCTTCTCTGGAAAATCCCGGCTTGTAATGAAATGAATTTTGGCAATCTGAGCATCCGGCAAAGTATCCAGGAAATCCTTACCCGATTCCCAAATTCGATTCTTTAAAATGTTCTCTAAATAAGATCCTTCAATTTTCAGCGCCTTTCGATCATCCAAAATCGCCAGATGACTGTGCAGATGTCCTTCAATCAAACAACTCCAGTGCGGATTCATTGGTTCTGCCAAGGTCAACAACGCCTTAGTTTTGGAAGCTGGAAGCGTATTGGAAACTAACGTTTCTCCAGTTTGATTATCAACGATCAGTCCGCCATTGGCTGTCACAATCCAGCGAATTTTCTTTTGTTGACGCAGCCATTGAGGAATCTCACTCAACGGCCGGGAGCTGCATGGAACAAACTCCACACCGCTCTCTAAAATCCGGCTCAGGATTTCTTTTGTTGACTCCGAAAGTTCAAAATGTTCGTTCAACAAAGTGAAGTCTAAATCTGTTGCAATTAAGCGAATTGAATTCATAAGTTCTCCTTTATATTTTTTCATAAACTGCGCAGTTTTTAAACTAAAAATAATGATATAAGAAAATGCAGACAATAAGCTAAATTATCTGCATCAATAAGATAAAAGTTAAAAACCTATTCCCACTCTATTGTCGCGCAAGGTTTCGGTGACAAATCATAACAAACCCGATTCACGTTGGCAACTTCATTCAGGATACGATCCGTAATCCTGCTCAGCACCGGCCAGTCGATCTGTTCAATCGAAGCCGTCATCGCATCAATCGTATTGACAGCACGAATAATCACCGGATATTCAAAACAGCGCGCGTTGTTCTTAACGCCAACGGACTTGAAATCAGGAACAATCGTAAAATACTGCCAGACTTTCTTATCTAAACCCGCTTTGGCAAACTCCTCACGTAAAATTGCATCCGATTCCCGCACCGCTTCCAGCCGTTCTCTTGTAATCGCGCCTAAGCAGCGAACACCCAATCCTGGTCCTGGAAACGGCTGACGGAAGACCATCTCATACGGCAGGCCTAATTCCAGGCCGCAAGCCCGGACTTCATCTTTAAACAGATAGGTCAAAGGCTCAACCAGCTCGAAGTTCATGTCTTCCGGCAGACCTCCGACGTTATGATGCGATTTGACAACCTTTGCCGTTTTGGTTCCTGATTCCACGATATCCGGATAGATCGTTCCCTGCGCCAGGAAATCAATGCCTTCCAGCTTCCGCGCTTCTTCTTCAAAAACACGAATAAATTCCGCACCGATAATCTTCCGCTTCTGTTCCGGATCGGCAACGCCTTCCAGCTTCGTTAAGAACCGCTCGCTGGCATCCACATAGATCAGGTTGGCCTCCATCTGATGACGGAACACATCAATAACGCTCTCCGATTCCCCTTTGCGCATCAAGCCATGATTGACATGCACGCAGACCAGCTGCTTGCCAATCGCCTTGATCAACAAGGCCGCTACGACCGAAGAATCGACCCCGCCTGACAAGGCCAACAAAACTT belongs to Holdemania massiliensis and includes:
- the guaA gene encoding glutamine-hydrolyzing GMP synthase; this encodes MKQDMILILDLGSDENTVLARMIRDLGVYSEIKPHDITKEELAKLDNVKGIILNGGPLNIVDGKAIEVGDHVYAAQVPVLAIDYAKAKCADSLAQWPADEAEMKEIVKTFLFEKCHAEVNWNMKNFIADQIELIRRQVGDRKVLLALSGGVDSSVVAALLIKAIGKQLVCVHVNHGLMRKGESESVIDVFRHQMEANLIYVDASERFLTKLEGVADPEQKRKIIGAEFIRVFEEEARKLEGIDFLAQGTIYPDIVESGTKTAKVVKSHHNVGGLPEDMNFELVEPLTYLFKDEVRACGLELGLPYEMVFRQPFPGPGLGVRCLGAITRERLEAVRESDAILREEFAKAGLDKKVWQYFTIVPDFKSVGVKNNARCFEYPVIIRAVNTIDAMTASIEQIDWPVLSRITDRILNEVANVNRVCYDLSPKPCATIEWE
- a CDS encoding HAD family hydrolase, with amino-acid sequence MPMLQAVYHSVAVANATDEVIAMARHHALSHREDGAAKMMEQLLRQA
- a CDS encoding Cof-type HAD-IIB family hydrolase, which codes for MNSIRLIATDLDFTLLNEHFELSESTKEILSRILESGVEFVPCSSRPLSEIPQWLRQQKKIRWIVTANGGLIVDNQTGETLVSNTLPASKTKALLTLAEPMNPHWSCLIEGHLHSHLAILDDRKALKIEGSYLENILKNRIWESGKDFLDTLPDAQIAKIHFITSRDFPEKKQALIDLLSQEKGISLTSSHPSNLEILHPLANKGDAVRWVMQQLNCKSEEAVACGDNANDLPMLQAVYHSVAVANATDEVLAMARHHALSHREDGAAKMMEQLLGQA